The following coding sequences are from one Melanotaenia boesemani isolate fMelBoe1 chromosome 19, fMelBoe1.pri, whole genome shotgun sequence window:
- the ehmt1b gene encoding histone-lysine N-methyltransferase EHMT1 isoform X3, translated as MEAMRRKQPAGLAVDDAASTKKVGLDPGGNGEEKSGITSDGDKEVAARLASTPAAEAMLNGTQCDDMRHKNLTAGNNKTALLVNENGTSDMELPHGSVTGSNGLILVKQQQEDNVAVTPSLGVSPHRTNWLPLASSTEGHAAKLPPASASGCVQSSGALRTAPGTETISGQESSDTKNGTVSCAAATPAPVTVHRARKTMSRPAVSPAQKLLNRELREAKSAKMETNVASDVQKSSPQSSAKNHLPQSSPDTPASTPTAPSASPAPPAAPSEPPAPAKLQLGSYSAGLSFRKKKRRMGTYSLVPKKKTKVLRQRTVLEMFKEIQQSAKSPQTKEVTNINGEKVGNASEEEESEDLESEEEEEQQQQAAAAVTAVQETSEPTNQVKDEQESEESGEEEGEEEGTESDLSTESSLKKKLKKKKADSAWLRPSRKRRRRMKTKVDTAVRPQASDRVQACDDKDYTHVVPPESDDLSKASHNKDTAGSVVEDAQELPLCSCRMETPKSREILILADRKCMATESVDGQLSRCQSAVLKHEMMRPSNSVQLLVLCEDHRNGMVKHQCCPGCGFFCRAGTFMECQPDVSISHRFHQACASVLKGQSFCPHCGEEASKAKEVTIAKADTTSTVPPALTQGPATPGAPEGRADTTTGSSSCSAAGSEVTGRADSSLPFRSSHGLSTTAVPGASRNAPVHAGMETATPPILASGTPKETLDEILVALDMEKPKKLRFHPKQLYLSAKQGELKKVLLMLVDGTDPNFKMESQNKRTPLHAAAEGGHKDICHMLVQAGANLDICDDDQRTPLMEACENNHMEVVLYLLRAGASATHKDVEGFTCFHLAAKSGHYKIVEYLLSTGLININCQDDGGWTAMIWATEYKHVDQVKLLLSKGADISIRDKEENICLHWAAFSGSVEIAELLLDAHCDLQVVNIHGDSPLHIAARENRLDCVTLFLSRGANVFLKNREGETPPDCCSHNSKAWAVLQANKKDARNARLSRAEEKILHSDISLGQERFPIPCVNSVDSEPYPENYKYISENCVTSPMNIDRNITHLQYCVCKEDCSSSICMCGQLSLRCWYNKSGCLLPEFCREEPPLIFECNHACSCWRTCKNRVVQNGLRTRLQLFRTSKKGWGVRTLQDIPQGTFVCEYVGEIISEAEAEMRQNDAYLFSLDDKPQDLYCIDARFYGNISRFLNHMCEPNLFACRVFTTHQDLRFPHIAFFASENIKAGEELGFNYGDHFWEVKSKLFSCECSSSQCKYSSVAMASLQADSTPEDQQQPSASPDTSSSNSPTSPS; from the exons ATGGAGGCCATGAGAAGAAAGCAG CCCGCTGGTCTAGCCGTGGATGACGCTGCATCCACAAAGAAAGTGGGACTGGATCCAGGAGGCAATGGAGAGGAGAAGTCAGGTATCACTTCAG ATGGAGACAAAGAGGTAGCAGCCAGACTGGCCTCTACACCTGCAGCTGAGGCAATGCTTAACGGCACCCAATGTGACGACATGAGGCACAAAAACCTGACAGCTGGCAACAATAAGACTGCACTGTTGGTGAATGAAAACGGCACATCAGACATGGAGCTGCCGCATGGTTCTGTTACTGGAAGCAATGGATTAATTCTGGttaagcagcagcaggaagacaACGTTGCGGTGACGCCGAGTTTGGGAGTTTCCCCTCATAGGACTAACTGGTTGCCTTTGGCCTCATCAACGGAGGGACACGCAGCCAAACTCCCGCCTGCCTCGGCATCAGGGTGTGTGCAGAGTTCAGGTGCTCTAAGGACTGCCCCCGGTACAGAGACTATATCGGGACAGGAGTCATCTGACACTAAAAATGGCACAGTTTCATGTGCTGCCGCAACTCCTGCACCTGTCACTGTACACAGAGCACGCAAGACCATGTCCAGACCTGCTGTCAGCCCAGCACAAAAG CTTCTTAACAGGGAATTAAGAGAAGCAAAAAGTGCCAAAATGGAGACAAATGTTGCGTCCGATGTGCAGAAGTCCTCTCCGCAGTCATCTGCTAAGAACCATCTACCTCAGAGTTCACCAGACACGCCAGCGTCAACACCGACCGCTCCATCAGCTTCACCAGCACCTCCAGCAGCTCCCTCAGAGCCTCCTGCTCCTGCCAAGCTCCAACTAG gGTCGTACTCTGCAGGCCTTTCGTTTCgtaaaaagaagaggaggatgggAACATACAGTCTGGTTCCCAAGAAGAAAACCAAAGTGCTCAGGCAGAGAACTGTGCTTGAAATGTTTAAGGAAATACAGCAGTCTGCAAAGAGCCCACAG actaaagaggtgACCAACATAAATGGGGAGAAGGTGGGAAACGCATCTGAGGAGGAAGAGTCAGAGGACCTGGagtctgaggaggaggaggagcaacaacagcaagcagcagcagctgtcacTGCTGTCCAAGAAACATCTGAACCAACCAATCAG GTGAAAGACGAGCAGGAGTCTGAAGAATCTGGAGaagaagagggagaggaggagggcaCAGAGTCTGACTTG AGCACAGAGTCCAgtctgaagaagaagttgaaaaagaaaaaggcagacAGCGCATGGCTCCGACCTTCCCGGAAGAGAAGAAGGAGGATGAAGACCAAAG TGGACACAGCAGTTCGACCTCAGGCTTCAGATCGCGTTCAGGCATGTGATGACAAGGACTACACTCACGTTGTCCCGCCTGAGTCAGACGATCTCAGCAAGGCTTCACACAACAAAG ACACTGCAGGGTCAGTGGTCGAAGATGCTCAGGAGCTTCCGCTCTGCAGCTGCCGCATGGAGACCCCCAAGAGTCGAGAGATTCTCATTCTGGCAGACAGGAAGTGCATGGCCACAGAGAGCGTGGACGGACAGCTAAGTCGTTGCCAAAGCGCCGTACTGAAACACGAGATGATGCGTCCTTCCAACTCCGTTCAGCTGCTGGTTCTTTGTGAGGATCACCGCAATGGCATGGTGAAGCACCAGTGCTGTCCAGGCTGTGGCTTCTTCTGCAGAGCG GGCACCTTCATGGAGTGTCAACCAGACGTCAGTATCTCTCACCGCTTCCATCAGGCTTGCGCCTCAGTTCTGAAAGGTCAAAGCTTCTGTCCTCACTGTGGAGAAGAAGCTAGCAAAGCCAAGGAAGTCACCATCGCTAAGGCTGACACCACCTCCACGGTCCCCCCTGCTCTCACACAGGGGCCAGCCACACCTGGAGCTCCAGAGGGCCGAGCAGACACCACCACTGGCAG CTCTTCTTGTTCGGCTGCGGGTAGCGAAGTCACCGGCAGAGCCGACAGTTCGCTGCCCTTTCGCTCTTCTCATGGACTCAGCACCACTGCTGTTCCCGGGGCTTCCAGGAATGCCCCTGTGCATGCTGGGATGGAAACAGCAACCCCACCTATACTCGCCTCAGGAACTCCTAAAGAAACTCTAGATGAAATCCTGGTTGCTCTTGATATGGAGAA ACCGAAGAAGCTGCGTTTCCACCCCAAGCAACTTTATCTCTCTGCCAAGCAGGGAGAACTGAAGAAGGTCCTTCTTATGCTGG TGGACGGTACCGATCCTAACTTCAAGATGGAGTCTCAGAACAAACGCACGCCGCTGCATGCAGCAGCCGAGGGAGGACACAAGGACATCTGCCACATGCTCGTACAA GCTGGAGCAAACCTGGACATTTGTGATGATGACCAGCGGACTCCGCTGATGGAGGCCTGTGAGAACAATCACATGGAGGTGGTCCTGTACCTGCTGAGAGCTGGAGCCAGCGCCACACACAAG GATGTTGAAGGGTTCACATGTTTCCACCTAGCGGCAAAGTCTGGCCATTACAAGATTGTTGAGTACCTTCTGTCCACCGGACTGATCAACATAAACTGCCAG gacGATGGAGGCTGGACGGCCATGATCTGGGCCACAGAGTACAAACATGTGGACCAAGTGAAACTGCTTCTTTCCAAAGGAGCTGACATCAGCATCAGAGATAAG gaaGAAAACATTTGTCTTCATTGGGCAGCTTTCTCTGGCAGCGTGGAGATCGCCGAGCTGCTGCTGGACGCCCACTGTGACCTGCAGGTTGTCAACATCCACGGAGACTCTCCTCTGCACATCGCTGCTCGGGAGAATCGCCTGGATTGTGTCAC ACTTTTCTTGTCTCGAGGAGCGAATGTGTTTCTGAAGAACCGTGAGGGTGAAACTCCTCCTGACTGCTGCAGCCACAACTCGAAGGCCTGGGCCGTCCTGCAGGCCAACAAGAAGGACGCCAGGAACGCCAGGCTCAGTCGAGCAGAAGAAAAAATCCTTCACAG tgaCATATCTTTAGGGCAGGAACGGTTTCCCATTCCTTGCGTCAACTCCGTCGATAGTGAACCTTACCCAGAGAACTACAAATACATCTCCGAAAACTGTGTCACTTCCCCAATGAATATTGATCGGAACATAACACACTTACAG TACTGTGTTTGTAAGGAAGACTGTTCTTCCAGTATCTGCATGTGTGGCCAGCTCAGCCTGCGTTGCTGGTACAACAAG AGCGGCTGCTTACTGCCAGAGTTTTGTCGTGAGGAGCCTCCTCTCATCTTTGAGTGCAACCATGCCTGCTCCTGCTGGAGGACCTGCAAGAATCGTGTCGTGCAAAATGGTCTCAG AACCAGACTCCAGCTTTTCAGGACCAGTAAAAAAGGCTGGGGAGTCCGAACCCTGCAGGACATACCACAGGGGACTTTTGTATGCGA GTATGTGGGTGAGATCATCTCTGAAGCCGAAGCAGAGATGAGGCAAAACGATGCTTACCTGTTCAGTCTGGATGATAAG CCTCAAGATCTCTACTGCATCGATGCCCGTTTCTATGGAAACATCAGCCGCTTCCTAAACCACATGTGTGAGCCTAACTTGTTTGCTTGTCGAGTGTTCACAACACACCAGGACCTCCGTTTCCCACACATTGCCTTTTTTGCCAGTGAAAACATCAAGGCTGGAGAAGAGCTCGG GTTTAACTATGGCGACCACTTCTGGGAAGTCAAAAGCAAGCTGTTCAGCTGCGAGTGCAGCTCCTCCCAGTGCAAGTACTCATCGGTCGCCATGGCGTCCCTGCAGGCCGACAGCACGCCAGAGGACCAGCAGCAGCCCAGCGCGTCTCCTGACACCAGCTCTTCCAACAGCCCCACCAGTCCTTCCTAA